In Maylandia zebra isolate NMK-2024a unplaced genomic scaffold, Mzebra_GT3a scaffold11, whole genome shotgun sequence, a single window of DNA contains:
- the LOC143415945 gene encoding protein NLRC3-like, with amino-acid sequence MDQCEDREEGAPPSKSTLCGEHESQTKAQRKKQGTKRKHEPEASSVSLRSDWSEERYIHFKVQPVSAAERVDQQSSEVPSGQSAQQHQTQLDSIFMLLEDNIITFVKNELKKIQKALNPNKPQCLEFQREDDEQRRNSRDAFVKITVDFLRRMKQEELADRLQRQLPAAVCHRKLKSKLKKKFQCVFEGIAKAGNPTLLNQIYTELYITEGGTAEVNDEHEVRQIETASRKPDRPETTIRQEDIFKASPGRDEPIRTVLTKGVAGIGKTVLTQKYSLDWAEDEANQDIQFIFPFTFRELNVLKEEKFSLVGLVHHFFTETKEAGICSFEDFQVVFIFDGLDECRLPLDFHKTTILTDPRKSTSVDVLLINLIRGKLLPSARLWITTRPAAANQIPPDCVGMVTEVRGFTDPQKEEYFRKRFRDEEQASRIISHIKTSRSLHIMCHIPVFCWITATVLEDVLETREGGQLPKTLTEMYIHFLVVQAKVKKVKYDGGAETDPHWSPESRKMMESLGKLAFDQLQKGNLIFYESDLTECGIDIRAASVYSGVFTQIFKEERGLYQDKVFCFIHLSVQEFLAALHVHLTFINSGLNLLEQQQTTSQKSETGDSAEKHFYQSAVNKALQSSNGHLDLFLRFLLGLSLQTNQTLLRALMTQTGSNSQTNQETVQYIKWKLSKNLSAEKSINLIHCLNELNDRSLVEEIQQYRTSGSLSTGKLSPAQCSALTFILLSSEEDLDEFDFKKYSASEEALLRMLPCL; translated from the exons agtggaccagcagagctcagaggttcccagtggtcagtctgcccagcagcatcaaacacagctggactccatatttatg ctgctggaggacaacatcatcacttttgtgaagaacgagctgaagaagatccagaaggctctgaatccaaataagccccagtgcttggagtttcagagggaggatgatgagcagaggagaaacagcagagacgcatttgtgaagatcacagtggacttcctgaggagaatgaagcaggaggagctggctgaccgtctgcagagac aacttccagctgctgtttgtcatcgtAAACTTAAGTCtaagctgaagaagaagttccagtgtgtgtttgagggcatcgctaaagcaggaaacccaaccctcctgaatcagatctacacagagctctacatcacagagggagggactgcagaggtcaatgacgaacatgaggtcagacagattgaaacagcatccaggaaaccagacagaccagaaacaaccatcagacaagaagacatctttaaagcctcacctggaagagatgaaccaatcagaacagtgctgacaaagggagtggctggcattgggaaaacagtcttaacacagaaatacagcctggactgggctgaagacgaagccaaccaggacatccagttcatatttccattcactttcagagagctgaatgtgctgaaagaggaaaagttcagcttggtgggacttgttcatcacttctttactgaaaccaaggaagcaggaatctgcagctttgaagacttccaggttgtgttcatctttgatggtctggatgagtgtcgacttcctctggacttccacaaaactacaatcctaactgaccctagaaagtccacctcagtggatgtgctgctgataaacctcatcagggggaaactgcttccctctgctcgcctctggataaccacacgacctgcagcagccaatcagatccctcctgactgtgttggcatggtgacagaggtcagagggttcactgacccacagaaggaggagtacttcaggaagagattcagagatgaggagcaggccagcaggatcatctcccacatcaagacatcacgaagcctccacatcatgtgtcacatcccagtcttctgctggatcactgctacagttctggaggatgtgctggaaaccagagagggaggacagctgcccaagaccctgactgagatgtacatccacttcctggtggttcaggccaaagtgaagaaggtcaagtatgatggaggagctgagacagatccacactggagtcctgagagcaggaagatgatggagtctctgggaaaactggcttttgatcagctgcagaaaggaaacctgatcttctatgaatcagacctgacagagtgtggcatcgatatcagagcagcctcagtgtactcaggagtgttcacacagatctttaaagaggagagaggactgtaccaggacaaggtgttctgcttcatccatctgagtgttcaggagtttctggctgctcttcatgtccatctgaccttcatcaactctggactcaatctgctggaacaacagCAAACAACCTCCCAGAAGTCTGAAACAGGAGATTCTGCAGAGAAacacttctaccagagtgctgtgaacaaggccttacagagttcaaatggacacctggacttgttcctccgcttcctcctgggtctttccctgcagaccaatcagactctcttACGAGCCctgatgacacagacaggaagtaactcacagaccaatcaggaaacagtccagtacatcaagtgGAAGCTCAgtaagaatctgtctgcagagaaaagcatcaatctgatccactgtctgaatgaactgaatgatcgttctctagtggaggagatccaacaatacaggacttcaggaagtctctccacaggtaaactgtctcctgctcagtgctcagctctgaccttcatcttactgtcatcagaagaagatctggatgagtttgacttcaagaaatactctgcttcagaggaggctcttctgagaatgctgccatgtctctga